The Bacteroidota bacterium genome includes the window CCTCGTGGTAGGCATTGCACATGGTTAGTAAAAACAAGCGATCAAGTCCTATACTGGTTTCTACCACATAAGGGATATAATTACCGTAAGCCTTGCCGTTCTCGTCCAACTCAGCATCAAAATACTGTATCTTTTTACCGCTCATATTTTGGTGCTGGGTTAAGTCATAATTGGTTCTGCTATGAATACCTTCAACCTCTTTAAATCCAAAAGGAAATTCAAACTCAATATCTACCGCTGCATTAGCATAAAATGCCAATTTAGTATGGTCATGAAAACGGTATTTGTTTTCGGGAACTCCCAAGTTTTTATGCCATTTCATACGAGCTTCTTTCCAGTATTCAAACCATTGCATTTCAGTGCCGGGTCGAACAAAGAATTGCATTTCCATTTGTTCAAACTCGCGCATACGCATAATAAACTGGCGTGCAATAATCTCGTTACGGAACGCCTTACCCACCTGTGCAATACCAAAGGGTATCTTCATACGGCCGGTTTTCTGCACGTTCAAAAAGTTTACAAAAATACCCTGTGCAGTTTCGGGGCGCAAGTACACCGTATCGGCCTCATCGGCTACACTACCCATTTGGGTGCTGTACATAAGGTTAAACTGGCGCACATCCGTCCAGTTGCGCGTTCCGCTAACAGGGCAAGCAATTTCATGCTCAATAATCAAATCACGCAAGGCTGAAAGGTCTTCACGCTCCAAAGCCTCGTCCATTGCAATTTGCAAACGTCCTGCCTTTTCGGTTTTGCCTTCCTTCATATACTTTTCAATGCGGTCTTCAAGCAACTGGTCAGCACGGTAGCGTTTTTTGCTGTCCTTATTATCAATCATAGGGTCGCTAAAACCATCAACGTGTCCGCTGGCCTTCCAAACTTTGGGATGCATAAAAATAGCGGCATCAATACCCACAATATTTTCGTGCATTTGCACCATGGCTTTCCACCAATATTCACGTAAGTTGCGCTTCAAGGCTACCCCGTTTTGTCCGTAATCATACACGGCTCCCAAGCCGTCGTATATCTCGCTTGATGGGAAAACAAACCCGTATTCTTTACAATGCGATACTACTTTCTTAAAAATATCTTCTTGGTTACTCATACTAATTATGCGGTATTGTCCTATTTTTGCTCCGCGCAAAGCTACTTATAATCAAAAAGCGCAAAAAGTTTTTCTTTTGTAAAGTTAAATTGTATATTTGCGACCCCATAAAAAAGAGATAGTTACAATACAATGGCAAACCATAAATCGGCACAAAAACGTATAAGGGCCAACGCAGCCAAGAGGTTAAGGAACCGTTACCAAGCAAAAAGCACCCGTACGGTTATAAAAAACATACGTAAAAGCAAAACCCGCAATGAAGCGGCAAGTCTTTTAGACAAGGTGTATAGCATGCTTGATAAATTGGCTAAGAAAAACATTATCCATAAAAACAAAGCTGCTAACCAAAAATCGAAACTTACCCGCTTTACAGCACAACTTCCTGCTTAATTTTTTAAGCAGAGAATAGGATATTTTAAGCCCGCAATGCGGGCTTTTTTTGTTTTGAGCCTATTGAAACGGATTGAAATCCTTTGTTGGTGAAATTACAAGCGGTTGCAATTTTTAAATAGAGATGGACTTTAGTCTATCGATAAAAGACAATTATCCAACCCCCTCTTTCACACAATTGTTTTAGATATTACCTTGCCTTTTGGCTATCTTTGCAAACTTTTTATAATCAGATATGCTTACAGTTTCTAATGTTTCCCTACGCTATGGCAAACGGGTGTTGTTTGATGAGGTAAATGTGAAATTTACCCCCGGCAATTGCTACGGTGTTATTGGTGCCAACGGCGCAGGAAAATCAACTTTCATAAAAATTCTTTCGGGCGAGGTTGACCCTAATACAGGTAGCATTTCTATGCTGCCCGGTATGCGCATGAGCGTATTGAAGCAAAACCACTTTGAGTTTGACGAATACACGGTTTTGAATGCTGTAATTGTGGGTAACCGCAAGCTGTGGGATATTATGCAGGAAAAAGACACCCTGTATGCAAAGCCTGACTTTAGCGATGCCGACGGACACCGTGCGAGCGAACTTGAAAGCGAGTTTGCAGAAATGAACGGCTGGATGGCCGAAAGCGATGCGGCTGAATTGCTTAGCAACTTGGGCATTGGCGAGGATATGCACTACCGCCAAATGAACGAATTGAGCGGTAACCAAAAGGTGCGCGTACTATTGGCGCAAGCACTGTTTGGTAACCCTGATATTTTGCTACTGGATGAGCCTACCAACGATTTGGATATTGAAACCATCAATTGGTTAGAGGACTTTTTAGCGGATTTTAAAAACATAGTGATTGTTGTATCGCACGACAGGCACTTTTTAGATACTGTGTGTACCCACATTGTAGATATTGATTTTAACAAACTACAGATATACACAGGTAACTATACGTTTTGGTACGAAGCCAGCCAACTTGCTTTGAAGCAACGCAGCGACCAAAACAAGAAGATGGAAGACAAACGCAAAGAATTGCAGGATTTCATCTCAAGGTTTAGCGCTAACGCTTCAAAATCAAGGCAGGCAACCAGTCGTAAAAAGTTGCTTGAAAAACTTAACATCGACGAGATACAAGCCAGTACCCGCCGTTATCCCGGTATTATCTTCCAACAGGAACGTGAGGCCGGCGACCAGATTTTAGCGGTTGAAAACCTTTCAAAATCATTAGACGGTGAGGTATTGTTTGATAAAATCAACTTTACACTGAACAAAGGCGATAAAGTAGCGCTGGTTTCTAAAAACAGTATGGCACTAACTACGTTCTTCAGAACATTGATGGACGAAGTGAAACCTGATACGGGCGAGCACCGCTGGGGAGTTACCATCACAACGGCTTACCTGCCTAACGATAACAGCAGCTTTTTTAGCAATGTTGACCTAAACCTTGTGGATTGGTTGCGCCAGTTTAGCAAAGAGAAAGACGAGACATACATACGCGGATTTTTAGGTCGTATGTTGTTTAGCGGTGAGGAAACCCAAAAAATGGCCAAAGTTCTATCGGGAGGTGAAAAGGTACGTTGTATGACCAGCCGTATGATGCTGCAAAATGCCAACTTCCTTGTATTGGATGAACCTACTAACCACTTGGATTTGGAATCGATTACTGCCTTTAACAACGCATTGATTGATTTTAAAGGCGGTGTGTTGTTTACCAGCCATGACCACCAGTTTATGCAAACAGTTGCTACCCGCATTATAGAAATTACCCCACGCGGCACAATTGATAAACTGATGACATTTGATGATTATATTAGCAGTGCTGAAATTAAAGAACAGCGCGAAGCCATGTATGCCGGAACGGCCTACGCGGTATAATCCTTATTAATACTAAACACAACCATAAAACTCTCATGAAAAAGTTTTTTTTGTCAGCAGGTTTTACTGCACTACTATCAATTTTGGCATTAACTAGTGTTGCCCAAAAAGAATCAAAAAAGGTGAAACTTAAAACATACAACGACTCTGTTTCGTATGCAATAGGTGTATTGTACGGTAACGGCTTAAGGGATCAAGGTTTCGACAGCCTTAACACCGAAATCCTAACGGCTGTTTTAAGTGATATTTTGAACAAAAAACTTGCAGATAGCGCTTGCAGGATAAGCCGTGATAACGCTACCCCGCTAATTAATAACTACTTCACCCAAAAGCAGGAAAAAGTTGCCTTAAACAACCTTGCTGAAGGAGAAGCTTTTTTGGCTAAAAACAAAACCAATGCAGGCGTTGTTACTTTACCCAGCGGTTTGCAATACAAGGTAGTTACTGAGGGTACAGGCAAAAAACCATTAGCTACTGATAAAGTAACGGTGCACTATACCGGTACTTTGATTGACGGCCGTAAGTTTGACAGCTCTGTTGATCGCGGTGAGCCGATTGATTTCCCCTTGAACGGTGTAATTGCAGGTTGGACTGAAGGTTTGCAATACATGAGCGAAGGTTCTAAATACATCCTTTACATCCCGGCAAAACTTGCCTATGGCGAGCGCGGTGCACAAGGTTCTATTATCGGGCCTAATGCTACCCTTATTTTTGAAGTTGAGTTGATTAAAGTAAATTAATTACCCTTTATATATTTCGATTATGACAACTGAAAGCACAAATTTCTTAGAAAATAACAAAACCAAAGAAGGTGTTGTTACCCTTCCCAGCGGTTTGCAATACAAAGTAATTACCGAAGGTACGGGCGCAAAACCCGGCCCTACCAGCAACGTAACTGTACACTATACAGGTATGTTGACTGACGGTCGTATTTTTGACAGCTCTGTAGAACGCGGACAACCTATTTCTTTCCCTCTAAACCGTGTAATTGCAGGTTGGACTGAAGGTTTGCAGTTGATGAGCGAAGGTGCTAAATACACCCTGTTTATCCCTTCAAACTTGGGATATGGTGCTTATGGTGCTCCCGGCAGCATTATCGGTCCTAACGCTACGTTGATTTTCGACGTTGAGCTTATCCGCGTAGGATAATCCTTTTACATTTAGCATTGAACAGCTATACAGCCCCGACTTTGTCGGGGCTTTTTTGTTATTATGCGTTAATTAGTAATGCTCTCCCTAACTGGTTTCGGGAACTCATCAGTATTTTTTGTGAATAGAGAGTACGATGCTGAAACAAGTTCAGCAGGACGGATTAATGCCCGATTACGGTGCACCAATCCTTTACCATTTTAAAATGGGGAATGGTTACTTCAATAAAGGGGTGTCCGATGATTTCGTAGCCCAAATCAAGGTAAAACTGAGCGGCAGTATCACGGGCGTGCAACTCGATGCGGCAATACCCGTTATCAACAGCATAAATCTCAGCGTTTGAAACCAACTGCTGCCCTATACCTTGGCGCTGCATTTCAGGCTCTACAGCCACTTGACGCATCTTTAAGGTATTATCGTCAATTATTACGTATGCAAGACAAGCCACAAGTTGTCCTTCGCCGTATGCAGCCATATGTATCTGGTTAGCCTCAGCAGCAAGTTCGGCTTCGGTAAAAGCTAAACCCAACGGCTGCCGCAATACACGGTCGCGTAAATCCACAACTTGCCTATACTCGGCTGAATTGTGTTCTATTGTTTTAAAAGTAAGTTTCAAAAAAGTTACTCGTTTGTAATTGCCTTCTTTTTCAAAGCAAGTATTGAGAAATCAGAATCCTCTTTGCGGATGGTGTTACTAAGATGTCCTAAGCCCGTTATTTCCATCTCTACCACATCATTGGCTTGCAACCATTGCGGTTTAAAATTCTGAGGGTCTAAACGCAGTCCTGTGCCGTTCAATTCTAAGAAACAACCCGTTCCTACAGTACCTGAACCAATCACATCGCCGGGCCATATATCAACGCCATAGGCGCAACGTTCCACAATTTCAGCAAACGTCCAATCCATGCTGCCTACACTACCTTCAGAAACCAGTTTACCATTTACCCAGCACTTCATGTTCAGGTCGTAATTATTACCCACATGACCTGCTTTGGCAGGTATTTTATACGGCTCTAATTCATCAGGCGTAACCAACCAAGGACCTATTACAGTGCTGAAATCTTTACCCTTTGCAGGGCCAAGATTTAGCAACATTTCTTCCATTTGCAGGGTACGGGCACTCATATCGTTCATAATCATGTAACCCGCGATGTATTGGTCGGCCTCTTCGGCTTTCACATTACGTCCGCGCTTACCAATTACGATGGCCGCTTCCAACTCAAAATCCAGCTTCTGAAAATGATCGGGCATACACCAAATATCACCAGGGCCTTGTATGGCGTTGTGATTGGTGAAATACATGATGGGATACTCGTCAAACTCTTTAATCATCTCCACTCCCCTGTTTCGGCGTGCTGCCTCCACGTGCTGACGGAAGGCATAACCATCGCGGCAACTGGTGGGGTTTGGAACGGGAGCCAGCAACGTGGCTTTATCAGCTTTTATAGCAAACTCACTGTATTTGCCTTCGTTTACTATCAAACTGTTAATCTCTTTTGCACGCTCCATAGCACCGTCGCCTTTGCGCAGAAACTCAAGCATGGCATCGGGCATCGTATGGTCGATACGTTGCAAAGGATATATATTTCCGTCGTGGAAGATGCCCAAATGGGCAGCATCGTTTTGTTGCTGGTAGGTAACTAATTTCATTGTATCCTGTATCTGCGGTTTATGACCGACAGTTAATTATTTGCCAAAAAATCTTTTAGTGAAATAATGTTTTCTATCTCCATTGGGTTTTGGCCGGTTTCATCAGCGATGAAAATAGACAACCAATCCATTTTATGGATGATAGAGAATATCATGCGCAGGCTTAGGGTTTCAACCATAATGTGCACCACGCGGTTATTTTCTTTTTCAAGCAAGCCGTTCACAAACTCAAAACGTTCAACTACGCGTTCATGGCTATTACTGTTCAACAATATAAAATTGGCATCCAGTTGTCCGTAGTATGATTCAATAACGTTGTGGTTAGCTTCGGGCAGAATGTTGCAAAACGCTTCTTTTTTGCTGTTCTCTTGCAATTGCTGGCAGGCGCGGATGGCTGTAGCCTCCAATGGTCCATCGGCAATTATTATGTATTTGCTGTTTAGGTAGCGGCCAAATTTTTTCATGATGCCCATAGCAGCTTCTTGGTGCTCATCCTGATTTTGCAAGTTTTCGATACACTCAGCAAAATCGGCATCAATATCTTGGTTAATCAACTCAGCAAATATTTTCAGCAAAAACCCGAACGAATATCCTAAGGCCATGCGGGGCTGAAAACCGCCTGCAACGGTGTAATAGGTTAATCCGTGTTCTTCGGCAAGGTTCATTAACTGACCGCCGGCAGTAACTGCCAGCATGGTGCAACCTTTGGCTTTGCCTTGCTCAAAAACAGATAAGGTTTCCTCGGTATTGCCTGAGTATGAACAAAGCACCAATAAGGTTTTGTTGTTTACATACCCTGGAAGGTCATAATCCGACACTGTATCAACAGGAACAGGCATTTGAGCGGCAAAGTATGATTTGGTTAACTTGCCACCTATACCTGAGCCACCCAAGCCTGCAATTACAATATTGCTGTAACTGGCAGCTTGCAAACCGTGAGGTTTGTAGTTTTGCAATACATACTCAAGTTGGGTATAAAATGTTTTCAGCGACTCGGGATGTGTGATCATAGCAGATTATAACTTATTGTTTTTGCAGATATACTAATTTTTCGGGCCAAATACCTAAAAACTTACTTACGAGTTTAGCGACCTGTTTGCTGTTGCAGCAAGGGCTGCCTCTTTAAACGCTTCTGAATAAGTAGGGTGTGCGTGGCTAATAATTCCTATGTCTTCAGCACTTGCCCTAAACTCCATCGCTACTACTGCTTCGGCAATCATATCGGCTGCGCGGGCACCAATCATGTGCACACCAAGTATTTCGTCGGTTTGTTCGTCGGCCAATACTTTTACAAAACCATCTAAATCAGCGCTGGCACGGGCACGACCCAATGCACGGAACTGGAATGAACCTGATTTGTATTTACGTCCGTCGCGTTTCAATTCTTCTTCGGTATAACCCACAGCGGCTACTTCTGGCCATGTGTATACCACACCGGGTATCAACAGGTAATTGATGTGTGGTTTTTGTCCGGCAATCTGTTCAGCCACATAAACACCTTCTTCTTCGGCTTTGTGAGCAAGCATGGCACCGCGTATTACATCACCTATTGCCCAAACACCGTCAACGGTGGTTTTGCAATGGTCGTCAACAGCAATACGACCGCGCTCATCAGTTTTCAAACCAATGTTCTCCAAGCCTAACCCGTCGGTATAAGGGCGGCGACCTACTGATACTAAGCAATAATCGCCTTTAAATTCAACTGCTTTACCGTTTTTATCTTCGGCGGTTACGGTTACTTCATCACCATTTACAGTAGCACCAGTTACTTTGTGGCTCAGGTAAAAATCAAAGCCCAGTTTTTTAAGTACACGCTGTAGTTCTTTACCCAAGGCTTTATCCATAGTTGGGATAATACCATCGGCATATTCAACCACTGAAACTTTAGTTCCCAAACGGGCATACACACTACCCAATTCAAGACCGATAACACCACCGCCAATTACCACAAGGCTTTTAGGAACTTCTTGCAATTCTAAAGCTTCGGTAGATGTGATGATGCGTTTTTTATCAATCACTACCGTTGGCAATGATGAAGGTTTTGAGCCGGTTGCAATGATTGTATTTTTGGTAGTGATGGTTTTTTCGCCATCCTTACCGCTGATTTTTACGGTGTTTTTGTCAACAAAAGAACCCAACCCTTCATACACATCAATCTTGTTCTTTTTCATCAAGTAGGCAATACCATCGGTGTTACCTTTCACCACGTCGCGTTTACGGGCAATCATCTGCTCCATATTCACCTTAAGGTTACTTAGCTCAATACCGTGTGTTGCAAATGATTTCTCAGCATTGTGGTAATGCTCTGATGAATCAAGCAACGCTTTTGAAGGAATACAGCCTACGTTTAGGCAGGTACCGCCAAGCGTAGGGTATTTTTCGATAATAGCTGT containing:
- a CDS encoding glycine--tRNA ligase is translated as MSNQEDIFKKVVSHCKEYGFVFPSSEIYDGLGAVYDYGQNGVALKRNLREYWWKAMVQMHENIVGIDAAIFMHPKVWKASGHVDGFSDPMIDNKDSKKRYRADQLLEDRIEKYMKEGKTEKAGRLQIAMDEALEREDLSALRDLIIEHEIACPVSGTRNWTDVRQFNLMYSTQMGSVADEADTVYLRPETAQGIFVNFLNVQKTGRMKIPFGIAQVGKAFRNEIIARQFIMRMREFEQMEMQFFVRPGTEMQWFEYWKEARMKWHKNLGVPENKYRFHDHTKLAFYANAAVDIEFEFPFGFKEVEGIHSRTNYDLTQHQNMSGKKIQYFDAELDENGKAYGNYIPYVVETSIGLDRLFLLTMCNAYHEEEVPTADGKTDVRTVLRLPAILAPIKLAIFPLLKRDGLPEKARQIMDDLKFDFDCFYEEKDAIGKRYRRHDAIGTPFCITVDHDSLQDEQVTIRYRDTMQQERVPIAKLKEILSKEINWRNVL
- a CDS encoding 30S ribosomal protein S20 produces the protein MANHKSAQKRIRANAAKRLRNRYQAKSTRTVIKNIRKSKTRNEAASLLDKVYSMLDKLAKKNIIHKNKAANQKSKLTRFTAQLPA
- a CDS encoding ATP-binding cassette domain-containing protein is translated as MLTVSNVSLRYGKRVLFDEVNVKFTPGNCYGVIGANGAGKSTFIKILSGEVDPNTGSISMLPGMRMSVLKQNHFEFDEYTVLNAVIVGNRKLWDIMQEKDTLYAKPDFSDADGHRASELESEFAEMNGWMAESDAAELLSNLGIGEDMHYRQMNELSGNQKVRVLLAQALFGNPDILLLDEPTNDLDIETINWLEDFLADFKNIVIVVSHDRHFLDTVCTHIVDIDFNKLQIYTGNYTFWYEASQLALKQRSDQNKKMEDKRKELQDFISRFSANASKSRQATSRKKLLEKLNIDEIQASTRRYPGIIFQQEREAGDQILAVENLSKSLDGEVLFDKINFTLNKGDKVALVSKNSMALTTFFRTLMDEVKPDTGEHRWGVTITTAYLPNDNSSFFSNVDLNLVDWLRQFSKEKDETYIRGFLGRMLFSGEETQKMAKVLSGGEKVRCMTSRMMLQNANFLVLDEPTNHLDLESITAFNNALIDFKGGVLFTSHDHQFMQTVATRIIEITPRGTIDKLMTFDDYISSAEIKEQREAMYAGTAYAV
- a CDS encoding FKBP-type peptidyl-prolyl cis-trans isomerase gives rise to the protein MKKFFLSAGFTALLSILALTSVAQKESKKVKLKTYNDSVSYAIGVLYGNGLRDQGFDSLNTEILTAVLSDILNKKLADSACRISRDNATPLINNYFTQKQEKVALNNLAEGEAFLAKNKTNAGVVTLPSGLQYKVVTEGTGKKPLATDKVTVHYTGTLIDGRKFDSSVDRGEPIDFPLNGVIAGWTEGLQYMSEGSKYILYIPAKLAYGERGAQGSIIGPNATLIFEVELIKVN
- a CDS encoding FKBP-type peptidyl-prolyl cis-trans isomerase, which encodes MTTESTNFLENNKTKEGVVTLPSGLQYKVITEGTGAKPGPTSNVTVHYTGMLTDGRIFDSSVERGQPISFPLNRVIAGWTEGLQLMSEGAKYTLFIPSNLGYGAYGAPGSIIGPNATLIFDVELIRVG
- a CDS encoding GNAT family N-acetyltransferase, which translates into the protein MKLTFKTIEHNSAEYRQVVDLRDRVLRQPLGLAFTEAELAAEANQIHMAAYGEGQLVACLAYVIIDDNTLKMRQVAVEPEMQRQGIGQQLVSNAEIYAVDNGYCRIELHARDTAAQFYLDLGYEIIGHPFIEVTIPHFKMVKDWCTVIGH
- a CDS encoding fumarylacetoacetate hydrolase family protein, translated to MKLVTYQQQNDAAHLGIFHDGNIYPLQRIDHTMPDAMLEFLRKGDGAMERAKEINSLIVNEGKYSEFAIKADKATLLAPVPNPTSCRDGYAFRQHVEAARRNRGVEMIKEFDEYPIMYFTNHNAIQGPGDIWCMPDHFQKLDFELEAAIVIGKRGRNVKAEEADQYIAGYMIMNDMSARTLQMEEMLLNLGPAKGKDFSTVIGPWLVTPDELEPYKIPAKAGHVGNNYDLNMKCWVNGKLVSEGSVGSMDWTFAEIVERCAYGVDIWPGDVIGSGTVGTGCFLELNGTGLRLDPQNFKPQWLQANDVVEMEITGLGHLSNTIRKEDSDFSILALKKKAITNE
- a CDS encoding bifunctional phosphoglucose/phosphomannose isomerase; this translates as MITHPESLKTFYTQLEYVLQNYKPHGLQAASYSNIVIAGLGGSGIGGKLTKSYFAAQMPVPVDTVSDYDLPGYVNNKTLLVLCSYSGNTEETLSVFEQGKAKGCTMLAVTAGGQLMNLAEEHGLTYYTVAGGFQPRMALGYSFGFLLKIFAELINQDIDADFAECIENLQNQDEHQEAAMGIMKKFGRYLNSKYIIIADGPLEATAIRACQQLQENSKKEAFCNILPEANHNVIESYYGQLDANFILLNSNSHERVVERFEFVNGLLEKENNRVVHIMVETLSLRMIFSIIHKMDWLSIFIADETGQNPMEIENIISLKDFLANN
- the lpdA gene encoding dihydrolipoyl dehydrogenase, producing the protein MSQYDVTVIGSGPGGYIAAIRAAQLGFKTAIIEKYPTLGGTCLNVGCIPSKALLDSSEHYHNAEKSFATHGIELSNLKVNMEQMIARKRDVVKGNTDGIAYLMKKNKIDVYEGLGSFVDKNTVKISGKDGEKTITTKNTIIATGSKPSSLPTVVIDKKRIITSTEALELQEVPKSLVVIGGGVIGLELGSVYARLGTKVSVVEYADGIIPTMDKALGKELQRVLKKLGFDFYLSHKVTGATVNGDEVTVTAEDKNGKAVEFKGDYCLVSVGRRPYTDGLGLENIGLKTDERGRIAVDDHCKTTVDGVWAIGDVIRGAMLAHKAEEEGVYVAEQIAGQKPHINYLLIPGVVYTWPEVAAVGYTEEELKRDGRKYKSGSFQFRALGRARASADLDGFVKVLADEQTDEILGVHMIGARAADMIAEAVVAMEFRASAEDIGIISHAHPTYSEAFKEAALAATANRSLNS